A stretch of DNA from Carya illinoinensis cultivar Pawnee chromosome 12, C.illinoinensisPawnee_v1, whole genome shotgun sequence:
ACTAAATAGAATGTCTACTCATGTTACAGACATAAACTGCCCAAGATAGAGGTATCTAGCACAAAAGCACACAATTTGAGAGAAACCCACCTGGGTTTTAATGTTGTATGGGCTGCAAGGTCCCTCGATGAGTACTTTTGGGATGGACCAAATATTCTAGTACCGCCTTGCTCATTACCACCTTTTGCAGGCGCCCAAGTGGGTCGGGCCGCAGTCGTCATATCCTCGCAATTCTCTCACGTATATCTATCAAACCAAAAGATCAGGTACTATGctcaaagaaacaaagaaaaccaTCCAGAACTTTCATATCTACCTCTATTAAATAAGTGAGAATCCAGGGTGAACAGTGAATTTTCatccattatttttttcctattttgatCCTGGTTTTATGACGAAATTCCGTTTTGTTCTGTTTTGGTTATTTCTCTATCGACTAACTTTTTGGTCTTCCTACATTTCTATGGTTCTATCTGTTTTGTACTTGTTTGATTTTAACATTCCAGAAACcgtttccttcattttcttcatctctTCATTTTCTACTCCTCACTTTCCCACACAAACCTTTCGGTGGGCTTCCAATTGATTATCCTTCTCAATCTTGGCAGCTCCtaggtatgttttttttttttttttttttccctcactttGATTGCAGGATGTCTTAATTCTTGCAGAATAATTAACCACATCATACGcatatgcatgagaccaaaATCAAACCGACACAGATTCTGTTTGAATTTGTGCAAGTTCAGCAATAAAAATGATACCCATATAGACGAAAGCATGGCAGATCCAAACACACTCCCTTGAAATTTCTACAAAGTCACAAAACAAATCATACCCATATACACGAAAGGAAaccaaatccaaaaacaaaatctaATACGTGTAGATCTAAAGAAGAGAACAAAATTTCCTCAGACCATTACGGAAATGAAAACTTAGATTTGTACAAAACGAAAGCTAAACACAATCTGTTGAAATTTCTAAAGATtcgcaaaaaagaaaaatcataccCATATACACGATGTGACGGCAACCAACAGAGGGTGTCTATgagtaaaaaaatccaaacacaaTCTGTGAGATGTTGGAATTTCTACAAGTTgagtaaaaaaaatcataccGATGTCCACGAGAACAAACCAAATTAAAAAACCATCCGTAATATGTGTAGCTTTAAACAAGAAAATAGGAAATTACTCAGATGATTACAGAAACATAGAGTCGGGTGATCTCAAAGATCCTTACACTCAGACCCAATGGGGTTTTCGTCGTCTCTGTTGAAATCACACgctgttttgtgtgattttatGGAAGCCTGCGGTTTCTCTTGGTGGAAAGCTGATGAAACAGAGAAAAGGGAGGAGAGATTGGGACTGAGTGACGGCgagagaaaaaataagatgGAGGCGGAACAGAGGGTTTCTGAGACGTAGATACACCGACAGTGGAAAAGCGTGGCGGCTATTGTTAGTGGAACTGTTAGGGTTcccaatgaagaagaagaggggcGGCGGTGGAGCGGAGATGAAGAAGAACCCTAACTCAGAAGAGGTGGAGATTGCTTGGAATCGTAATTCGAACTGAATGACTTGAAGGCCAAACTCGAAACGGTGCGCATCACTAAAGGGAGGCTTCCAGCGTGATTTAAGTGTAGTTTTTATCAATGTGTTAAGAGTCACACACGCTGCGTTTTGTGGGTGTACACCTGCTGCCgtctgtttaatttatttgacaGTGTTTTTTAATACTTCTATTTGTTAGAAATGTCAGAGCGGAATATAAGGAGGGAAAAATGTTAGTGTGCTCTATGTCTTTATTTCCCgtttatatatctattatatcttaattttttttatttaatagttataaaaatgaatattagtgtatttatttattttttattttttaaaaatatttaaagatatttaaaaaatataaagaaataaaaaaaaattatatttagctTATGGTGCACACCCAACTGTCAGCATCTATGTGATTGTGATTTAGAATTTTGGTGATTGTGCTGCAATAGAATTGTATATGTGCTACTGTATGTTTGTGATGAATTGTATAGCACCTATAGTTGTTGTTGTGTTTTAATTGTGTAATGTTATTGTCGAATTAATTATCTTGTTTATGTGAattaatattttgtgttgaacaTTTTATTATGGGCCGGAAGTTATTCTAGCtggctattatttttttttattattattatgggcTGATTGGTGCTTGTTGAAagtatttgtttaattttgttgAAATTAGAAAtgcaatattataaaaataaattaaaaaataatttattaataatttataaaatatttgaataatccAACACGAGaattgattttgatttgaataaCCAAATGCAAATTATGACTTTGCTTTTGTATAATCCATtgtcgatatttttattgggcTACTCATGAAATtaggaagaaaaattttatttatcatttctaTACCGTATATCATGTATGTTTTTTTCTCCTTAATAAGTATGTGTTAtaaggatgataaatagaagaattcaattaatttaatagaaataaaataaaaaaataaaatatatgtgataTGTAAtgtaaaaatgaagaataataaaatccaGTGTAATTGATAAGTTACGTTGCAAAACAAGATTTGATCGATCTCAATACGGACAAGTTACTCTTTTAAAGACGGTTAAGTTtttaaatcaaatcaaatcatgtcaAGTAAATGTTGTGTGATGTAATTTAGGGCTGAACAAAAAAACCGAAAtaccgacccgacccgaaaacCCGCTTTTGGCCGACCCGAAAAATCGACCCGTTTGAGTTAAAATCGGGTAACGGATAATGTTTGAGTTAAAATCGGAAACGGGTATTATCCGTTACCCGATTTTAACCCATTACGATTTTTAGGCTTTCAGCCCCGTGTGGTACCACAGAGAGGCGATTCTCTTCCTCTGCCTTCCTGGTTTGCTCACAGAGACTCTGTTATAACTCGACGACGAAGATGAGTTTCTCCTGCGACGATCGACCGCGGCGTCGCTCCAGAATTCTACCCATCTTGGCGTCCTCGCTCCTGTCGACTCCAGACCCGTGTCCAGGCTTCTGCGTGGGAAATATGAGGACGACCCGGCCGATTTCTCGCTCACGGATCTTTGCCTTTTGAGAACCTGAGGATCGGACTGGGAGCTGCGGAAGAGAGATTCACGCTCGAAGAAATCCAAAAGATCCAAACCGCAACAGAAGATACGGTTCTCGTCCACGAAGAAGATCGGGTTTCCGGCTAAACACGGGTTGCAAGGAATGTAGCAATGGTTGAAGATGGGAATCAAGAGGGGAGCTCTCTTGCGAAGACCTTCTCCCTAATTATTGCCAATTGATCTCGAAGGGGAGGGGCACGAGGAAGTTAATGGCGTACAAGGAGAAGAAAAACGCAAGAGGAAGACGGAGGGCATCAATGGCTGAACAAAAGGTCCGAATTGGTTATTGTGATTTGGAACCGGGTAATCGGTTAACGGGTAATCGGTATGAATCTTTTTCGAGTCGGGTCGGAATATGGTATTTTCggttcgggtcgggtcggtGTACATCCCTAGATGTAAACaactttaatgaaaattattatatatatattgactatTGAGCTTCTCTTTTTAATCAATAACTTACCATTTATTTTCTCCAGAAATCAAGCACTACTACACCTCCCCAAGTTCCAACGCCATCCCAACGGTTACCACGTACCGGCAGGCAGCATTTGTTGAATGTGTGTCTAATgtaataaaaatacatgtattaaGAAGGTTAGTTCCcggaattttataaattttggtaATGACTAATGAGTCGTTAGCAGAAGTAATATTTTCGGTAACAACTTTAAATTAGAATTTGTTGTTGATATCAACAATTATGGTGGTGAGAAACTATTTTGATTAACTTCAAATATAGtgtaatttttattgaaaataaggCTCAACATCAATGATCTTTTTCCTATCTTTCGTTCTAAATAATTCTTCACAAAACGATTTTAAATGCCACgtgaccctttttttttttttaaagtcaagATATTATTAGAGTCATAGTTATctaatctaaataataataataataataataataataattatattaataatctgATAAcatatgatttgatttttttttaattttaaaaagaaatacttataataatataaaagacTAATTTAAACACTCAAACTTGTTAATTAATGAATTGATGATGACATCTCATAACTTAGAAGATCCCGTAAGCTATCTTGAAAGGCCGCTTAGAATGTGTAGGCGGCGAGGGAAGTACCAAAAGGATAAAGACGATTGTTAACACATGGCTTACTTCTATGAGGTCTCTCAAGTCGGTCTACTCTACCTGATTGATGAGCTTTGACCGAAATCATCATGCAAGATGCAGCCCTAAAAGTGAAGAAACACaagatattattaaaatgtCTGAAGATTCTCCAAACACAAGTGGAAAGAATTCTGTTATTGTATCCAACTTGAAGATTTACACGTGAGAGTTTATATTTATACAGAAGTGTCAAAGTACAGAACTGAAGTAAAGTAACAATCTTGGAAACTTAACTAATTACCTACTAGTAACGAACTGTTTACAATTTACAGTAAAACAGTaactatttatttctttttcatttatttttttatattattaaatattttttaaaaattaaacaaattcacaatatcattaaaaaatattttcttaattattaaataataattttttattttttattttttggattcgGGAGAAATCATAAGGAGCACTATTCGGgtgaaatatcatttttctttctttacgtAATCTGTGATAAAGAGCGTCATGCAATTCTCCTACTTGGTACAAATGGGCGGTTCTAGTTGGAGTGGATGAGTTAGCCAACTGCCCACAATCAAATCTTAAAGCCATCGTACCCGCCTCAATTCAAATCTAATCCTTTATATTCTAATACTTGACGCAAGAATTAATACACGTAATTCATCGAATAATCTCTTTTAAGTCGTATCCAATTAAAGTTCCAACTTCTAAGTGATATTAACGAAACTGTAATACATTGAAATATCTTCGTTTCAATAATCAATATTCAATCAGGgacggagagggagagagagagagagagagagagagagagagagagagttttgcaGTCGAAGAACCGGTTGCTCTCTCAGCTTTGCTTGCTTAATAAACAATAGCCAGAGGGAAGTTAGGCCAACGGTTAGCTTCCCTCCAAACCCTCTGGTTCCCTTGAACTCGAAGCAAAGCTTTTGCGGGTGAGTCTTGGTCACCATCCGAGACACCCAACTTCACCTCGCTGACATATGCTTTACACCCATCCTGCTCTGCTCCTTCTATATACAGTTGAAAATCCCTTGGATCATGTTCATATTGAGGTCTATACGTAAGTACCCATTACAGCTTCTGAAATCTAGTACCTGAGGTGGTGCTTTCTGGTGTGCTTTTGGGTCTAGAATCTTAGGTTCTTAAAAGTTACAAGCTTTTGTGGTGTTCGAAGACCTAGAAGAGTTCATTAGTCCGCGGGGCTTAATCAAAAGAAACCCATCCATGGTCGGTGCTTGATTTTCATTATATCGAGCCGTGGGCTTTCTGGGGTTTGGAATTCATTAGAGTTGGCTTCTGGATTGGGGGTTTTGGCATGCTGCTGCTGACAAGCTCACCCCAGAGCTTTTTTATGTGCGCAGAGATAAAAGGTCCTCAAACCAGTTCTCATGGTCCGCCCCACCCtgatagtatttttttattgtgaaatctcatgaattgCGTGACACAACGAATTAGCCAAAAGCCATTTTTTTCGTGATTCAACAATACCATCTTTGTGATTTTGAAGTTTCCTTACGCTGGTATTCTATATATTTCGATTGTTTGCGATGATATAGTGGGCAGAGGGTTAACGGTAGTTTATTGTTTGGAAGAGTTTGGGGCTTGGTTTTGAGTCCgagaaaaatcatccaaaatGAATACCCGGCACTTCTTTCCACCGTACTCCTTGAGCAATTCAGGAAGTGGGATTTCCTTTTCATCAAATCCTCCAGCAGGAGAAGATCGTATGGCTGTGGGCAACCGACACAGGCCTAGTCGTGCTCTACCTTCTTCGTCCTTGGTAAGGATGGCGATGAGGATCTCCCGAGCAAGGTGGTTCTCCTTCTTAAGAAGAGTATTCCACTACCAGAATGGATCAAGATCTGATCTTGGCTCAAATCCTTTCAATTCAAGCACTTGGATGCTGATGGAGTTTATAGCTTTGGTGGTTCAAATAAGCATCACAACATTTACTATAGCCATTTCCAAGAAGGAGAAGCCTGTTTGGCCAATGAGAATATGGATTGTTGGTTATAATATTGGCTGTGTTCTTAGTCTGCTGCTGCTCTACGGCCGCTACCGGCATAATCTCACTCATGGAGATGGTTTCGGCCTTTCTGATGTGGAACAGCAGAGGGGCAGCGAAGAATCCAGGTATGCTAGCTTTACATGCAGTTCTCCCCTTCACCCTCtatgattcatttatatttttgtctTAAAAAAATCATCGGTTTCCACGTGCTGTACTAATAGTGACAGCTCGTCTGTTGGGATCATTACAAAGATTTGTGAGCTAGTTATAAAAGATCATGCAACTGTTATTGAGGATAAGTCTTTGATTTTGTTCTTCGGGTGGAATTATTGAGGAATTATGCAAACAGCTTAGTAATGATGAACCCTTGGTGATATGATTAAAAGCCTCAAGTTATATCagataatttcaaatcaattcGATAATGGTTGGTGGTcactatattttcaaattaatcgtATTGGCAGCTATAtttaaatgatgaaaaacaagataaaaactcatgaattacctgattttattttttttcatacacaGTAACACAAACAAGTTTCCATAAATTTAGTGGAATTGGTACAGAGAGTTTTTGACAACTGGAGCTTTTCGAAGCCTTTTAATTGATTGCTGCAATGGATACAGGATCTCACATCTAATGAACAAATGTCGAACTTCACTAGAATTGTTCTTTGCAATATGGTTCGTGATGGGTAATGTTTGGGTATTCGACTCTAGATTTGGGTCCTTTAATCGAGCCCCAAAACTGCACGTGCTCTGCATCTCCCTGCTGGCTTGGAATGCAATCTGCTACTCATTTCCATTCCTGCTATTTTTGCTGCTATGCTGTTGCGTGCCGCTGATTAGCAGTCTCGTCGGATACAACATGAACATGGGGTCAACTGATAGAGGAGCATCCGACGATCAAATTTCCCAGCTTCCCAGTTGGAGGTACAAAGAAGAAGACACCAAGTTAGAGCCTTGCACTAATACTCACTGCAGTCCCAACCTTGCAAATGAAGATCCAGTAAGTCTCATTTCAACTTACACTAACAGATAAGCTAATCTTTCCTACAACAGAACAATCTATTGTCGTGTTGAAGGTTGAAGTGCTGATGAGATTGTTCTGTTTTCTGTGTGTTTGTGGTGGGAATGACAGGAATGCTGCATTTGCCTAGCCAAGTACAAGGACAAGGAAGAGTTGAGACAGTTGCCATGTTCCCATGTGTTCCACCTCAAGTGTGTAGATCAATGGCTCCAAATTATATCTTGCTGTCCTCTTTGTAAACAAGAACTAGAGAGGTAGACGGCAAAATCATCACCCACAAgcagaagtttttttttttttttttcgatctttcattttacatttttactatacacacacacacacatatatatatattgtcatttATGTTTTTCTCACTGTGGTGTGAAATAAATGGAGTATCGTGGTTACTTGAGTGAGTATTGCTTGTACAGTGGAGGTCACCAGTAACCACTGAAAATGTATCTTAAAAAATGTATCAtgtatgtaatattttttaattatggtatttacaagTTGATATGTAAACCtactatttaataatataaatccaAAGAAAGGATGAAAATTTCATCAAAGATACCGATATCCTTTTGACTCAATTATGAATATCATGTACAAAAATCTAACCTGataattacaaaaacaaaaaaaaaacaaaaaagggtgGGGGAAGGAAGAGGGATTCAGTGGCTTCCTCCCTCCATCCATCCCAGACAAGATGTGGGAGTTGTTAGTACATTAATTGGTTTAA
This window harbors:
- the LOC122288825 gene encoding E3 ubiquitin-protein ligase At4g11680-like is translated as MNTRHFFPPYSLSNSGSGISFSSNPPAGEDRMAVGNRHRPSRALPSSSLVRMAMRISRARWFSFLRRVFHYQNGSRSDLGSNPFNSSTWMLMEFIALVVQISITTFTIAISKKEKPVWPMRIWIVGYNIGCVLSLLLLYGRYRHNLTHGDGFGLSDVEQQRGSEESRISHLMNKCRTSLELFFAIWFVMGNVWVFDSRFGSFNRAPKLHVLCISLLAWNAICYSFPFLLFLLLCCCVPLISSLVGYNMNMGSTDRGASDDQISQLPSWRYKEEDTKLEPCTNTHCSPNLANEDPECCICLAKYKDKEELRQLPCSHVFHLKCVDQWLQIISCCPLCKQELER